The following are encoded together in the Thermothelomyces thermophilus ATCC 42464 chromosome 3, complete sequence genome:
- a CDS encoding glycoside hydrolase family 31 protein (CAZy_ID 267905) — MASSRYRYTFPRNPKANPKAVVTGGKGSSYYRFTLLTERLIRYEWSEDGGFEDRASTFAVFRYFDAPQYRVVETNDSLEIITDYFHLTYDKKKFSSEGLSVRVGSDLWNYDGKSYGDLGGTARTLDGAYGRVDLEPGVLSRKAYAILDDSKSMLFDDDGWIAIREPGRIDGYVFAYSGEHKAAIRDFYRLSGRQPVLPRWVLGNWWSRYHAYSADEYIELMDHFKREGIPLTTSIVDMDWHRVDDVPPKYGSGWTGYSWNRKLFPDPEGFLQELRNRNLKVALNDHPADGIRAYEDLYPAVAKALNHDTSREEPIKFDCTDRKFMDAYFDVLKLSLEKQGVMFWWIDWQQGTGSKLPSVDPLWVLNHYHYLTSKRNAKDIQRPITFSRYAGAGAHRYPIGFSGDTQTTWEGLEFQPEFTATASNIGYGWWSHDIGGHWGGVRSNQLTVRWVQLGCFSPILRLHSNKSPWNSREPWNYEDEAHRIMKDFLILRHRLIPFLYTMNIRASYESEPLIQPMYWNHPKDEEAYTVPTQYYFGPDLLVAPITSPNSTVTLMGRVRAWLPPGRYVDLFYPHLVYDGGRYMHLHRDLSQIPVLAREGTIVPLDTTPRTGHGAARPTEITLLLVVGRDAHFELVEEPEQQDHHRHGGGDDGDDQPPLSAFARTPISWSQADGVLTIGPEWNGAGARRWRQWNVKLVGHTNTDVQAQVPGFRVTRDVEGGCTTVALGNVHRWQQPHQRDGGGFEISLGRDLQLDVVDVRARAFEVLHRAEMGYEAKDPVWDVFTSGDAVQTRVQRLAALDVDAALKNALMEVWAADGRAEGSAAGYETWVDVKACAGDAVEEALKEYVIV, encoded by the coding sequence ATGGCCAGCAGCCGGTACCGGTACACGTTCCCGAGGAATCCGAAGGCCAATCCGAAGGCCGTCGTGACAGGCGGCAAGGGATCCTCTTACTATCGCTTCACCCTCCTCACCGAACGGTTGATCCGTTACGAGTGGTCCGAGGACGGAGGCTTCGAGGATCGCGCGTCCACGTTCGCGGTATTCAGATACTTTGATGCCCCGCAGTACCGCGTTGTCGAGACAAACGACAGTCTCGAGATCATCACGGACTACTTTCACCTCACCTATGACAAGAAGAAGTTCTCATCGGAAGGACTTTCCGTCAGAGTCGGCTCCGACCTCTGGAATTACGACGGCAAGAGTTATGGAGACCTGGGCGGCACCGCCCGGACCCTAGACGGCGCCTATGGCCGCGTGGACCTGGAACCGGGTGTGCTCTCGCGCAAAGCTTATGCGATTCTCGACGACAGCAAGTCTATGCTCTTTGACGACGACGGGTGGATTGCCATTCGCGAGCCGGGCCGCATTGACGGTTACGTGTTTGCCTACAGCGGCGAGCACAAGGCCGCCATCAGGGACTTCTACCGCCTCTCCGGGCGTCAGCCGGTGCTCCCCCGCTGGGTGCTGGGGAACTGGTGGTCCAGGTACCACGCATACTCGGCCGACGAATACATCGAGCTTATGGACCACTTCAAACGCGAAGGAATCCCGCTCACGACGAGCATCGTGGATATGGACTGGCACCGGGTTGACGACGTCCCGCCCAAGTACGGCTCAGGATGGACGGGCTACAGCTGGAACCGCAAGCTGTTCCCGGACCCCGAGGGGTTCCTGCAGGAGCTGCGTAATCGGAACCTGAAAGTGGCCCTCAACGACCACCCGGCGGACGGCATCCGGGCGTATGAGGATCTGTACCCGGCGGTGGCCAAGGCCCTGAATCACGACACGTCGCGAGAGGAACCGATCAAGTTTGACTGCACCGATCGCAAGTTCATGGACGCCTACTTCGACGTTCTGAAGCTCAGCCTCGAGAAGCAGGGCGTCATGTTCTGGTGGATCGACTGGCAGCAAGGCACCGGCAGCAAGCTCCCCAGCGTAGACCCGCTGTGGGTGCTCAATCACTACCACTACCTCACCAGTAAGCGCAACGCGAAAGACATCCAACGTCCCATCACATTCTCCCGCtacgccggcgccggtgccCATCGGTACCCGATCGGCTTCTCGGGCGACACGCAGACGACTTGGGAAGGTCTCGAGTTCCAGCCCGAGTTTACCGCAACGGCATCCAACATCGGCTATGGCTGGTGGAGCCACGACATCGGCGGGCATTGGGGCGGCGTCCGCTCCAACCAGCTGACGGTCCGCTGGGTCCAGCTGGGCTGCTTCTCCCCGATCCTGCGGCTGCACTCGAACAAGAGCCCGTGGAACTCGAGAGAGCCGTGGAACTACGAGGACGAGGCGCACAGGATCATGAAGGACTTCCTCATCCTGCGCCACCGCCTCATCCCCTTCCTCTACACCATGAACATCCGGGCCAGCTACGAGAGCGAGCCGCTCATCCAGCCCATGTACTGGAACCACCCGAAGGACGAAGAGGCCTACACGGTGCCGACGCAGTACTACTTCGGGCCGGACCTCCTCGTGGCCCCCATCACGTCTCCCAACAGCACCGTCACCCTGATGGGCCGCGTGCGCGCCTGGCTGCCGCCGGGCCGGTACGTCGACCTGTTCTACCCGCACCTGGTCTACGACGGCGGCCGGTACATGCACCTGCACCGCGACCTGTCGCAGATCCCCGTGCTCGCGCGGGAGGGCACCATCGTGCCGCTGGACACGACGCCCAGGACGGGCCACGGCGCCGCGCGGCCGACCGAGAtcaccctcctcctcgtcgtcggccggGACGCGCACTTTGAGCTGGTCGAGGAGCCGGAGCAGCAGGACCACCATcgccacggcggcggcgacgacggcgatgaCCAACCCCCGCTCAGCGCGTTCGCCCGGACCCCCATCTCGTGGTCGCAGGCGGACGGCGTGCTCACCATCGGGCCGGAGTGGAACGGCGCCGGGGCCCGCCGCTGGCGGCAGTGGAACGTCAAGCTGGTCGGGCACACCAACACGGACGTGCAGGCGCAGGTGCCCGGGTTCCGGGTCACGCGCGACGTCGAGGGCGGGTGCACGACGGTGGCGCTCGGCAACGTGCACCGGTGGCAGCAGCCGCACCAGCGGGACGGCGGCGGGTTCGAGATCTCGCTGGGGCGCGACCTGCAGCTGGACGTGGTGGACGTGCGCGCGCGCGCCTTCGAGGTCCTGCACCGGGCCGAGATGGGGTACGAGGCCAAGGACCCCGTCTGGGACGTCTTCACGTCCGGCGACGCGGTGCAGACGCGGGTGCAGCGGCTGGCGGCGCTCGACGTCGACGCCGCGCTCAAGAACGCCCTCATGGAGGTCTGGGCGGCCGACGGGCGGGCCGAGGGCAGCGCGGCGGGCTACGAGACCTGGGTGGACGTGAAGGCGTGCGCGGGAGACGCGGTCGAGGAGGCGCTCAAGGAGTACGTTATCGTGTGA